One stretch of Patagioenas fasciata isolate bPatFas1 chromosome 9, bPatFas1.hap1, whole genome shotgun sequence DNA includes these proteins:
- the WDR33 gene encoding pre-mRNA 3' end processing protein WDR33 isoform X3: protein MATEIGSPPRFFHMPRFQHQAPRQLFYKRPDFAQQQAMQQLTFDGKRMRKAVNRKTIDYNPSVIKYLENRVWQRDQRDMRAIQPDAGYYNDLVPPIGMLNNPMNAVTTKFVRTSTNKVKCPVFVVRWTPEGRRLVTGASSGEFTLWNGLTFNFETILQAHDSPVRAMTWSHNDMWMLTADHGGYVKYWQSNMNNVKMFQAHKEAIREASFSPTDNKFATCSDDGTVRIWDFLRCHEERILRVYSFTMRMSIPSKSGCGNTGN from the exons ATGGCCACAGAAATTGGCTCCCCGCCCCGATTTTTCCACATGCCGAGGTTCCAGCACCAGGCGCCTCGGCAGTTGTTCTACAAAAGACCCGATTTTGCCCAGCAGCAAGCAATGCAACAGCTTACGTTTGATGGCAAGCGGATGAGAAAAGCTGTGAACCGAAAGACCATCGACTACAATCCCTCTGTAATTAAATATTTAGAG aaTAGAGTATGGCAGAGAGACCAGCGAGATATGCGAGCCATCCAGCCTGACGCAGGATATTATAATGAT TTGGTCCCTCCTATAGGAATGCTGAACAACCCTATGAATGCTGTGACAACAAAATTTGTTCGGACTTCTACTAATAAAGTAAAATGCCCAGTGTTTGTTGTCAGG TGGACTCCTGAGGGGAGACGCTTGGTCACTGGTGCATCTAGTGGAGAGTTCACTTTATGGAATGGACTGACTTTCAATTTTGAAACAATATTGCAG GCTCACGACAGCCCTGTAAGGGCTATGACTTGGTCACACAATGATATGTGGATGCTGACAGCAGACCACGGGGGATATGTGAAATACTGGCAGTCCAACATGAACAACGTCAAGATGTTCCAGGCACATAAGGAGGCGATTAGAGAGGCCAG TTTCTCACCCACGGATAATAAATTTGCTACATGCTCTGACGACGGCACTGTTAGAATCTGGGACTTTCTACGTTGCCATGAGGAGAGAATTCTTCGAG
- the WDR33 gene encoding pre-mRNA 3' end processing protein WDR33 isoform X6, with the protein MATEIGSPPRFFHMPRFQHQAPRQLFYKRPDFAQQQAMQQLTFDGKRMRKAVNRKTIDYNPSVIKYLENRVWQRDQRDMRAIQPDAGYYNDLVPPIGMLNNPMNAVTTKFVRTSTNKVKCPVFVVRWTPEGRRLVTGASSGEFTLWNGLTFNFETILQAHDSPVRAMTWSHNDMWMLTADHGGYVKYWQSNMNNVKMFQAHKEAIREASFSPTDNKFATCSDDGTVRIWDFLRCHEERILRV; encoded by the exons ATGGCCACAGAAATTGGCTCCCCGCCCCGATTTTTCCACATGCCGAGGTTCCAGCACCAGGCGCCTCGGCAGTTGTTCTACAAAAGACCCGATTTTGCCCAGCAGCAAGCAATGCAACAGCTTACGTTTGATGGCAAGCGGATGAGAAAAGCTGTGAACCGAAAGACCATCGACTACAATCCCTCTGTAATTAAATATTTAGAG aaTAGAGTATGGCAGAGAGACCAGCGAGATATGCGAGCCATCCAGCCTGACGCAGGATATTATAATGAT TTGGTCCCTCCTATAGGAATGCTGAACAACCCTATGAATGCTGTGACAACAAAATTTGTTCGGACTTCTACTAATAAAGTAAAATGCCCAGTGTTTGTTGTCAGG TGGACTCCTGAGGGGAGACGCTTGGTCACTGGTGCATCTAGTGGAGAGTTCACTTTATGGAATGGACTGACTTTCAATTTTGAAACAATATTGCAG GCTCACGACAGCCCTGTAAGGGCTATGACTTGGTCACACAATGATATGTGGATGCTGACAGCAGACCACGGGGGATATGTGAAATACTGGCAGTCCAACATGAACAACGTCAAGATGTTCCAGGCACATAAGGAGGCGATTAGAGAGGCCAG TTTCTCACCCACGGATAATAAATTTGCTACATGCTCTGACGACGGCACTGTTAGAATCTGGGACTTTCTACGTTGCCATGAGGAGAGAATTCTTCGAG
- the WDR33 gene encoding pre-mRNA 3' end processing protein WDR33 isoform X4 yields the protein MATEIGSPPRFFHMPRFQHQAPRQLFYKRPDFAQQQAMQQLTFDGKRMRKAVNRKTIDYNPSVIKYLENRVWQRDQRDMRAIQPDAGYYNDLVPPIGMLNNPMNAVTTKFVRTSTNKVKCPVFVVRWTPEGRRLVTGASSGEFTLWNGLTFNFETILQAHDSPVRAMTWSHNDMWMLTADHGGYVKYWQSNMNNVKMFQAHKEAIREASFSPTDNKFATCSDDGTVRIWDFLRCHEERILRVSHFSFP from the exons ATGGCCACAGAAATTGGCTCCCCGCCCCGATTTTTCCACATGCCGAGGTTCCAGCACCAGGCGCCTCGGCAGTTGTTCTACAAAAGACCCGATTTTGCCCAGCAGCAAGCAATGCAACAGCTTACGTTTGATGGCAAGCGGATGAGAAAAGCTGTGAACCGAAAGACCATCGACTACAATCCCTCTGTAATTAAATATTTAGAG aaTAGAGTATGGCAGAGAGACCAGCGAGATATGCGAGCCATCCAGCCTGACGCAGGATATTATAATGAT TTGGTCCCTCCTATAGGAATGCTGAACAACCCTATGAATGCTGTGACAACAAAATTTGTTCGGACTTCTACTAATAAAGTAAAATGCCCAGTGTTTGTTGTCAGG TGGACTCCTGAGGGGAGACGCTTGGTCACTGGTGCATCTAGTGGAGAGTTCACTTTATGGAATGGACTGACTTTCAATTTTGAAACAATATTGCAG GCTCACGACAGCCCTGTAAGGGCTATGACTTGGTCACACAATGATATGTGGATGCTGACAGCAGACCACGGGGGATATGTGAAATACTGGCAGTCCAACATGAACAACGTCAAGATGTTCCAGGCACATAAGGAGGCGATTAGAGAGGCCAG TTTCTCACCCACGGATAATAAATTTGCTACATGCTCTGACGACGGCACTGTTAGAATCTGGGACTTTCTACGTTGCCATGAGGAGAGAATTCTTCGAG
- the WDR33 gene encoding pre-mRNA 3' end processing protein WDR33 isoform X5: protein MATEIGSPPRFFHMPRFQHQAPRQLFYKRPDFAQQQAMQQLTFDGKRMRKAVNRKTIDYNPSVIKYLENRVWQRDQRDMRAIQPDAGYYNDLVPPIGMLNNPMNAVTTKFVRTSTNKVKCPVFVVRWTPEGRRLVTGASSGEFTLWNGLTFNFETILQAHDSPVRAMTWSHNDMWMLTADHGGYVKYWQSNMNNVKMFQAHKEAIREASFSPTDNKFATCSDDGTVRIWDFLRCHEERILRDAEFA, encoded by the exons ATGGCCACAGAAATTGGCTCCCCGCCCCGATTTTTCCACATGCCGAGGTTCCAGCACCAGGCGCCTCGGCAGTTGTTCTACAAAAGACCCGATTTTGCCCAGCAGCAAGCAATGCAACAGCTTACGTTTGATGGCAAGCGGATGAGAAAAGCTGTGAACCGAAAGACCATCGACTACAATCCCTCTGTAATTAAATATTTAGAG aaTAGAGTATGGCAGAGAGACCAGCGAGATATGCGAGCCATCCAGCCTGACGCAGGATATTATAATGAT TTGGTCCCTCCTATAGGAATGCTGAACAACCCTATGAATGCTGTGACAACAAAATTTGTTCGGACTTCTACTAATAAAGTAAAATGCCCAGTGTTTGTTGTCAGG TGGACTCCTGAGGGGAGACGCTTGGTCACTGGTGCATCTAGTGGAGAGTTCACTTTATGGAATGGACTGACTTTCAATTTTGAAACAATATTGCAG GCTCACGACAGCCCTGTAAGGGCTATGACTTGGTCACACAATGATATGTGGATGCTGACAGCAGACCACGGGGGATATGTGAAATACTGGCAGTCCAACATGAACAACGTCAAGATGTTCCAGGCACATAAGGAGGCGATTAGAGAGGCCAG TTTCTCACCCACGGATAATAAATTTGCTACATGCTCTGACGACGGCACTGTTAGAATCTGGGACTTTCTACGTTGCCATGAGGAGAGAATTCTTCGAG
- the POLR2D gene encoding DNA-directed RNA polymerase II subunit RPB4, with translation MAAGGSDPRAADVEEDASQLVFPKEFETAETLLNSEVHMLLEHRKQQNESAEDEQELSEVFMKTLNYTARFSRFKNRETIASVRSLLLQKKLHKFELACLANLCPETAEEAKALVPSLEGRFEDEELQQILDDIQTKRSFQY, from the exons ATGGCGGCGGGAGGCAGCGACCCGCGGGCGGCGGACGTGGAGGAGGACGCGTCGCAGCTTGTCTTCCCCAAAG AATTTGAAACTGCGGAAACTCTTCTGAACTCAGAAGTACACATGCTTCTTGAGCACCGTAAGCAGCAGAACGAGAGCGCAGAAGATGAGCAGGAGCTCTCAGAAGTCTTCATGAAAACCTTGAACTACACTGCGCGCTTCAGCCGCTTCAAAAACCGCGAAACCATCGCCAGTGTCCGTAG TTTGCTGCTCCAGAAAAAGCTCCATAAATTTGAACTGGCGTGTTTGGCCAACTTGTGTCCCGAGACAGCTGAGGAAGCGAAAGCTTTGGTTCCGAG CCTGGAGGGCCGGTTTGAAGACGAGGAGTTACAGCAGATCCTCGACGACATTCAGACCAAACGCAGCTTCCAGTACTAA